From Chryseobacterium sp. H1D6B, a single genomic window includes:
- a CDS encoding aminoacyl-histidine dipeptidase encodes MELSNIEPQIIWKNFSKLNAVPRPSKKEEKVIEFIKNFGENLGLQTTVDEVGNVIIKKPASAGMENRKSIVLQSHLDMVCQKNSDVNFDFETEGIKMEIDGDWVKAKGTTLGADNGLGVATIMSILESSDIPHPALEALFTIDEETGMTGALGLKPGQLTGEILLNLDTEEDDEIDIGCAGGIDVTITQTYTTEPSKGQIVRIEVKGLQGGHSGMDIHKGFGNSNIILGRLLYSGLEKQNIELISIDGGGLRNAIPREAVATFSVRNANEFIEETNRLKNEILEEFAAVEPSLHINLENSTSSEKSVSEGDSRKIILVLKSLHNGVYRMSPDVKDLVETSNNVARVELKEGSLKILNLSRSSVDSSKYAVAEQLKSVSELAGMNLEFSGSYPGWKPKPGSEIVQLMEKIYVEKFKEQPQVVACHAGLECGIIGANYPEMEMVSFGPTIRGAHSPDEKANIPSAQKFWSFLKDILANIPQK; translated from the coding sequence ATGGAATTATCCAATATAGAACCGCAGATCATCTGGAAGAATTTCTCCAAGCTGAACGCGGTTCCAAGACCTTCAAAAAAAGAAGAAAAAGTAATAGAATTCATCAAAAATTTTGGGGAAAATCTAGGACTGCAGACTACGGTAGATGAAGTAGGAAATGTGATTATTAAAAAGCCGGCATCTGCTGGAATGGAAAACCGTAAATCTATTGTTCTGCAGTCACACTTAGATATGGTGTGCCAGAAAAACAGCGATGTAAATTTCGATTTTGAAACTGAAGGGATCAAAATGGAGATCGATGGAGACTGGGTAAAAGCAAAAGGAACTACTTTAGGTGCCGACAACGGACTAGGTGTTGCGACCATCATGTCGATCTTAGAAAGTTCTGACATTCCGCATCCAGCTTTAGAAGCACTTTTCACGATTGATGAAGAAACGGGTATGACAGGGGCTTTAGGATTAAAACCAGGACAGCTTACAGGAGAGATCCTATTAAATCTTGATACAGAAGAAGACGACGAAATTGATATAGGATGTGCAGGAGGAATTGATGTTACTATTACTCAAACTTATACCACTGAACCCTCAAAAGGGCAGATCGTAAGAATTGAGGTAAAAGGACTTCAGGGAGGACATTCAGGAATGGATATCCACAAAGGATTTGGAAACTCAAATATTATTTTAGGAAGGCTGCTTTACAGCGGACTTGAAAAGCAAAATATCGAGCTTATTTCTATTGACGGAGGCGGTTTGAGAAATGCTATTCCCAGAGAAGCTGTTGCTACATTCTCAGTGAGAAATGCTAATGAATTTATTGAAGAGACCAACCGTCTAAAAAATGAAATTCTAGAAGAATTTGCGGCTGTAGAGCCGAGTCTTCATATTAATTTAGAAAATTCCACAAGTTCTGAAAAATCAGTTTCAGAAGGAGATTCAAGAAAAATAATTTTGGTTTTAAAATCTCTTCACAACGGCGTTTACAGAATGAGCCCGGATGTAAAAGATCTTGTAGAAACATCCAATAACGTTGCAAGAGTTGAATTAAAAGAAGGAAGTTTAAAAATATTAAATCTTTCCAGATCATCTGTAGATTCTTCAAAATATGCTGTTGCAGAACAATTAAAATCAGTTTCTGAATTAGCAGGAATGAACCTTGAATTCAGCGGTTCCTATCCAGGATGGAAGCCAAAACCGGGTTCTGAGATTGTTCAGCTTATGGAAAAGATCTATGTGGAAAAATTCAAAGAACAGCCCCAGGTTGTAGCCTGCCACGCAGGATTAGAATGCGGTATCATCGGAGCCAATTATCCTGAAATGGAGATGGTAAGTTTCGGACCTACAATCAGAGGGGCGCATTCACCGGATGAAAAAGCAAATATTCCTTCAGCACAGAAGTTCTGGAGCTTTTTGAAAGATATTTTAGCGAATATTCCTCAGAAATAA
- a CDS encoding YceI family protein → MRKKLFSLAIPALFAAAVVVSCKKDKPLTSDSKEVATTKDGAQYTLDTLNSKVEWKGYKIFKSESTSHFGTIKFESGDVTVKDGKLESGKFVADMASLTSVDLKDDAEQLGKLNGHLKSGDFFEVEKFPTASYEITKVSPASEGDYNTLLDGNLTIKGITKPVQFKANVSVKNGEVSVATEPKDIKREEFGVKFQAPAENGVLKDEVTLQINVKALEKK, encoded by the coding sequence ATGAGAAAAAAACTGTTTTCTTTAGCTATCCCTGCTCTTTTTGCTGCTGCTGTAGTGGTTTCTTGTAAAAAAGATAAACCGCTTACAAGTGACAGCAAAGAAGTTGCCACAACCAAAGATGGAGCTCAATATACGCTGGATACTTTAAATAGTAAAGTAGAATGGAAAGGATATAAAATATTCAAATCTGAAAGTACAAGCCACTTCGGAACAATTAAGTTTGAAAGCGGTGATGTTACTGTAAAAGATGGAAAGCTGGAAAGCGGAAAGTTCGTTGCGGATATGGCATCTTTAACCTCTGTTGATTTAAAAGATGATGCAGAACAATTAGGTAAATTAAACGGCCACTTGAAAAGCGGAGATTTTTTTGAAGTAGAGAAATTCCCTACAGCTTCTTATGAGATTACAAAAGTTTCTCCTGCTTCAGAAGGAGATTACAATACACTTTTAGATGGTAATTTAACTATTAAAGGAATTACAAAACCTGTTCAGTTCAAAGCTAATGTTTCTGTGAAAAATGGAGAAGTAAGTGTTGCTACTGAGCCGAAAGACATTAAAAGAGAAGAGTTTGGCGTGAAGTTCCAGGCTCCTGCTGAAAACGGTGTGCTGAAAGACGAGGTAACTCTTCAGATCAACGTTAAAGCTTTAGAAAAAAAATAA
- a CDS encoding DUF3108 domain-containing protein produces the protein MKKILNILALFTFCLGFSQIDNIADGESISLRIHYGILTAGSATLTTQKTTYKGEPHLYVKGTGRTSGAVKAFFKVEDLYESFINVNTGLPSFYVRDVKEGSYTQHFETVFNHDNQTLILTDKKNPANGSKVIKSVKGVQDMLSCFYYLRSKSPGELKTGTVINMNVWIDDEMFPFQLKVIGTENLKTKFGTINCLKIIPSVKSGRVFKEKEGVTMWVSNDENHIPMLLKAELAVGSLKASIDDYKNVKYPLKFTK, from the coding sequence ATGAAGAAAATTTTAAATATTCTTGCGTTATTCACATTCTGTTTAGGTTTCAGCCAGATAGATAATATTGCCGACGGCGAATCTATTAGTCTTAGAATCCACTATGGAATTCTAACTGCTGGAAGCGCTACTCTTACTACACAAAAAACCACTTACAAAGGCGAACCCCACTTATATGTAAAAGGCACGGGAAGAACATCGGGTGCTGTAAAAGCTTTTTTCAAAGTGGAAGATCTATATGAAAGTTTTATTAATGTAAATACAGGCTTACCCAGCTTTTATGTGAGGGATGTAAAAGAAGGGAGCTACACCCAGCATTTTGAAACTGTTTTCAACCATGATAATCAAACTTTAATTTTAACTGATAAAAAAAATCCGGCTAACGGCTCTAAAGTCATAAAATCTGTGAAAGGTGTTCAGGATATGCTTTCATGCTTTTATTATTTAAGAAGTAAAAGTCCGGGCGAATTAAAAACAGGAACTGTGATCAATATGAATGTATGGATCGATGATGAGATGTTTCCTTTCCAGCTAAAAGTAATAGGAACTGAAAATTTAAAAACAAAATTCGGAACTATTAATTGCTTAAAAATTATTCCATCTGTAAAAAGCGGAAGGGTTTTTAAAGAAAAAGAAGGGGTTACAATGTGGGTTTCCAATGATGAAAACCATATTCCGATGCTGTTGAAGGCAGAATTAGCCGTAGGTTCATTAAAAGCAAGTATCGATGATTATAAAAATGTGAAATACCCTTTAAAGTTCACAAAATAA
- the pheS gene encoding phenylalanine--tRNA ligase subunit alpha: MIEKIDELLVEVNAFNATAKDEIENFRIKFSGKKGVLNDFYETLKEVPNDQKKEFGQKINSLKQAVAGKLEDLKGSSESSAAVEKDDLTKPAFPLDLGSRHPINIVKNRIIEIFKSIGFAVADGPEIEDDWHNFTALNLPEYHPARDMQDTFFIEQNPDILLRTHTSSVQIRYMEENQPPIRILSPGRVFRNEAVSSRSHCIFHQIEGLYIDENVSFADLKQTIQFFTTELFGKSKIRMRPSYFPFTEPSAEIDVYWGLNSETDYRITKGTGWLEIMGCGMVDPAVLKNVNIDAEKYSGYAFGMGIERIVMLLYQMSDIRMFFENDIRTLEQFKTL; encoded by the coding sequence ATGATAGAAAAGATAGACGAACTACTAGTTGAAGTAAACGCCTTCAACGCAACAGCCAAAGATGAAATAGAAAACTTCCGAATCAAGTTTAGCGGGAAGAAAGGAGTTCTGAATGATTTTTATGAAACATTAAAAGAAGTTCCTAACGACCAGAAGAAAGAATTTGGACAGAAGATCAATTCTTTGAAGCAGGCTGTTGCAGGAAAATTGGAAGATTTAAAAGGTTCTTCTGAATCTTCTGCTGCAGTAGAAAAGGACGATCTTACAAAACCTGCTTTTCCACTGGATTTAGGCTCAAGACATCCTATCAATATAGTGAAAAATAGGATCATAGAGATTTTCAAGTCTATCGGATTCGCTGTTGCAGACGGACCTGAAATTGAAGATGACTGGCACAACTTTACGGCTCTTAATCTTCCAGAATATCATCCGGCAAGAGATATGCAGGATACTTTCTTCATTGAACAAAACCCGGATATCCTTTTAAGAACGCATACTTCTTCTGTACAGATCCGTTATATGGAAGAAAACCAGCCGCCGATAAGAATCTTGTCTCCAGGAAGAGTATTCAGAAATGAAGCGGTTTCTTCACGTTCACACTGTATTTTCCATCAGATTGAAGGATTATATATTGATGAAAATGTAAGTTTTGCAGATCTTAAGCAGACGATCCAGTTCTTTACAACAGAACTTTTCGGAAAGTCTAAAATCAGAATGAGACCTTCTTATTTTCCTTTTACTGAACCTAGTGCTGAAATTGATGTGTATTGGGGATTAAATTCTGAAACAGATTACAGAATTACTAAAGGAACAGGATGGTTGGAAATCATGGGCTGCGGAATGGTAGATCCTGCTGTTTTGAAAAATGTAAATATTGATGCCGAGAAATATTCAGGATACGCTTTCGGAATGGGTATTGAAAGAATTGTAATGCTTCTTTACCAGATGAGCGACATCAGAATGTTCTTTGAAAATGACATCCGAACGTTAGAACAATTTAAAACATTATAA
- a CDS encoding class I SAM-dependent methyltransferase, with protein MELIHRNLAIGIHDALQETFFEKNKYADKVIERLLKAHRKWGSQDRAVVSGIFYNIIRWKKRLEYYMGEGVKPDNIYKLIVAYLLWSETNYKRFEEFEGIKIADIIAKLKKGTLPTKAIEHSIPEWLVQTLEKELGPGWEKEMKALNEQAPTVLRANTLKTSAKELVSDLADEGITAFTIKNYPDAVQLEEKKNVFLTTAFKEGLFEVQDASSQKIGYFLDVKEGQRVVDACAGAGGKTLHLAALMQNKGQIIALDIFEWKLAELKRRGKRAGAHNIETRMISDNKVIKRLHEKADRLLIDSPCSGLGVLKRNPDSKWKIDQEFIDRIKKEQQQILQDYSKIIKKGGQMVYATCSILPSENNLQVEEFLKNNPDYKLIKEEKVMPSTGYDGFYMALIERLS; from the coding sequence ATGGAACTTATTCACAGAAACTTAGCGATCGGGATTCACGATGCTTTACAAGAAACTTTTTTTGAAAAAAATAAATACGCCGATAAAGTTATTGAAAGACTTTTAAAAGCTCATAGAAAATGGGGAAGCCAAGACAGAGCTGTTGTTTCTGGAATTTTCTATAATATTATCCGTTGGAAAAAACGTTTAGAATACTATATGGGTGAAGGGGTAAAACCTGATAACATCTATAAACTTATCGTTGCATATCTGCTTTGGAGTGAAACCAATTATAAAAGGTTTGAAGAATTTGAAGGGATAAAAATCGCCGACATTATCGCTAAACTTAAAAAAGGAACTCTTCCTACAAAAGCAATTGAACATTCTATTCCTGAATGGCTGGTTCAAACACTAGAAAAAGAATTAGGCCCTGGCTGGGAAAAAGAAATGAAAGCCTTAAACGAGCAGGCTCCTACCGTTTTAAGAGCTAATACTTTAAAAACTTCTGCAAAAGAACTTGTTTCTGATCTGGCAGATGAGGGTATTACTGCTTTTACTATAAAAAATTATCCTGATGCAGTACAGCTTGAGGAAAAGAAAAATGTTTTCCTTACTACTGCTTTTAAAGAAGGGTTATTTGAGGTACAGGATGCTTCTTCTCAAAAAATTGGATATTTCCTTGATGTAAAAGAAGGACAGAGAGTTGTGGATGCATGTGCTGGTGCTGGAGGAAAAACGCTTCACTTAGCTGCTTTAATGCAGAATAAAGGACAAATTATCGCTCTTGATATTTTTGAATGGAAACTAGCAGAACTAAAACGCAGAGGAAAAAGAGCCGGAGCACACAATATTGAAACCCGTATGATCTCTGACAATAAAGTGATCAAACGTCTTCATGAAAAAGCAGACAGACTTTTGATTGATTCACCATGTTCAGGTTTAGGAGTTTTAAAAAGAAATCCGGACAGCAAATGGAAAATTGATCAGGAATTTATTGACAGAATAAAAAAAGAACAGCAGCAGATCCTACAGGATTATTCTAAAATAATAAAAAAAGGAGGACAGATGGTTTACGCTACCTGCTCTATCCTTCCCTCTGAAAACAACCTGCAGGTAGAAGAATTCTTAAAAAACAATCCTGATTACAAATTGATCAAAGAAGAAAAAGTAATGCCAAGTACTGGCTACGACGGATTCTACATGGCGCTGATCGAAAGACTTTCTTAG
- a CDS encoding glycosyltransferase family 2 protein, with protein sequence MISVIIPIYNAEKTIAAALDSVKSQTFDQKEFEIIIINDGSTDGSKAIVENYIKENLEMDIHLINQLNGGVSKARNAGLKTAKGDYIALLDADDEWLPEKTKIQMNYFENTMLKPDFLATIRNNIDILAPYQVKNNTAEITFKKLLIRNEAQPSTVIFKRKVLENAGYFDDNQRYAEDVNYWMKVSFRNKMYIINENLVMAGNGKRTFGVSGLSANLFEMKKGFKKNLYEMYTLKKISAVQYALLQFFYEAKYLLLLCRQFYYNLRYIKNI encoded by the coding sequence ATGATTTCCGTAATAATCCCAATATATAATGCAGAAAAAACGATAGCAGCAGCTTTAGATTCTGTAAAAAGCCAAACTTTTGATCAAAAAGAATTTGAAATAATTATTATTAATGACGGTTCTACAGATGGAAGTAAAGCTATTGTTGAAAATTATATAAAAGAAAATCTCGAGATGGATATTCATTTAATTAATCAGCTTAATGGAGGGGTTTCAAAAGCTAGAAATGCAGGGCTAAAGACTGCTAAAGGCGATTATATTGCACTGCTGGATGCAGATGATGAATGGCTGCCTGAAAAGACAAAAATTCAAATGAATTATTTCGAAAATACAATGCTCAAACCTGATTTTCTTGCTACGATAAGAAATAATATAGATATCCTAGCTCCTTATCAGGTGAAAAATAATACTGCGGAAATCACCTTTAAAAAATTACTGATAAGAAATGAAGCACAGCCGTCTACGGTAATATTTAAAAGGAAAGTTTTGGAAAATGCAGGCTATTTTGATGATAATCAAAGATATGCTGAAGATGTAAATTACTGGATGAAAGTCTCTTTTAGAAATAAAATGTATATCATAAACGAAAATTTAGTGATGGCAGGAAACGGGAAAAGAACATTTGGCGTTTCTGGTCTGTCAGCAAACCTTTTTGAAATGAAAAAAGGATTTAAAAAAAACCTTTATGAAATGTATACTTTGAAGAAAATTAGTGCTGTGCAATATGCTTTATTACAGTTTTTTTACGAAGCAAAATATCTTCTTTTGTTATGCCGGCAGTTTTATTATAACTTACGATACATCAAAAATATATAA
- a CDS encoding lipopolysaccharide biosynthesis protein, whose amino-acid sequence MIGLKDKKILFLSVSFFQYERAVAQRLTELGAEVDFYDERPSNSNISKGIIRFNKKIYQLQIKQYYKRILNEIQNKKYDYFLLIKGEAISSYFLEQIKELHPEMEMIYYNFDPLTEYPNLISNLKYFDKKFTFERKDTVTFGLHFRPLFYLDEYKDLEQSSLDYDIVFIGSAHTDRYLVGESVKAKADDLNLQTFFYYYAMGKAAFRMKQLFDKNLKYFDNEKLSFDKLSHQQIKEYYTQTKSVLDINKPFQYGLTIRTFEVLAAGRKLITTNPDIKNYPFYNPNNILVVDRENIDISDAEFFTSEFEKIDVQTLYMMSLDSFIECLFIKDQDEYWNSFNKDK is encoded by the coding sequence ATGATTGGTTTAAAAGACAAAAAAATACTTTTTTTATCTGTAAGTTTTTTTCAGTACGAGAGAGCTGTAGCCCAAAGGCTGACAGAGCTTGGCGCTGAAGTAGATTTCTATGATGAAAGACCTTCTAATTCTAATATTTCAAAAGGAATTATCCGCTTTAATAAAAAGATTTACCAGTTACAGATCAAACAGTATTATAAGAGAATTTTAAATGAAATTCAAAACAAAAAATATGATTATTTCCTTTTAATAAAAGGAGAAGCGATATCTTCTTATTTTCTTGAACAGATAAAAGAACTGCATCCTGAAATGGAAATGATCTATTATAATTTTGATCCATTAACAGAGTATCCTAATCTGATCTCCAATTTAAAATACTTCGACAAAAAATTTACATTTGAACGCAAAGATACTGTCACTTTTGGATTACACTTTAGACCATTGTTTTATCTTGATGAGTATAAAGACCTAGAACAGTCTTCATTGGATTATGATATAGTATTTATCGGAAGTGCCCATACAGACCGTTATCTTGTAGGAGAGAGCGTAAAAGCAAAAGCTGATGATTTAAACCTTCAAACTTTCTTTTATTATTATGCAATGGGAAAAGCAGCTTTCAGAATGAAACAGCTGTTTGATAAAAACCTAAAATATTTTGACAATGAAAAGCTTAGTTTTGATAAACTGAGCCATCAGCAGATCAAAGAATATTATACACAGACAAAATCTGTATTGGATATTAATAAGCCTTTTCAATACGGATTAACAATCAGAACATTTGAGGTATTGGCAGCGGGAAGAAAGCTGATTACTACCAATCCTGATATTAAAAATTATCCTTTTTATAATCCTAATAATATCCTGGTTGTTGATCGTGAAAATATTGATATCAGTGATGCTGAATTTTTCACCTCGGAATTTGAAAAGATAGATGTACAGACTCTTTATATGATGTCTTTGGATTCTTTTATAGAGTGCCTGTTTATAAAAGATCAGGATGAATACTGGAATTCTTTTAATAAGGACAAATAA
- a CDS encoding NAD(P)/FAD-dependent oxidoreductase, producing the protein MITTDILIIGAGPTGLFAVFEAGLLKMKCHIIDALPQPGGQLAELYPKKPIFDIPGYPSVNAGELVDNLMEQIKQFQPGFTLGETAVSYSKVDDEWFEVVTNKGTVHRAKAIAIAGGLGTFEPRKPTIENVADYEEKGLEYFIKEPEHFRNKKVIIAGGGDSALDWSIFLSNVASEVTLIHRRNEFRGALDSVEKVQELKNQGKIKLITPAEVTAIKGDGKVEAITVVRDGEEAQDIETDYFIPLFGLTPKLGDISNWGLNIEKNAIVVNNALDYQTNIEGIYAIGDINTYPGKLKLILCGFHEATLMCQSVYNRLNPGKKYVLKYTTVSGVDGFDGSRKEAEKAVVKKID; encoded by the coding sequence ATGATAACTACCGATATATTGATCATAGGAGCGGGACCTACAGGACTTTTTGCAGTGTTTGAAGCAGGTCTATTAAAAATGAAGTGCCATATTATTGATGCACTTCCTCAGCCGGGAGGACAATTGGCTGAGCTTTACCCTAAAAAACCTATTTTTGATATTCCGGGGTATCCTTCTGTGAATGCAGGAGAATTAGTAGATAATTTGATGGAGCAGATCAAGCAGTTTCAGCCTGGATTTACTTTAGGAGAGACCGCTGTTTCTTATTCAAAAGTAGATGACGAATGGTTTGAAGTAGTTACCAACAAAGGAACTGTACACAGAGCAAAAGCAATTGCTATTGCGGGTGGTTTAGGAACTTTTGAACCTAGAAAACCGACTATTGAAAACGTTGCTGATTATGAAGAAAAAGGTCTTGAATATTTCATTAAAGAACCTGAACATTTCAGAAATAAAAAAGTAATTATCGCCGGAGGTGGTGATTCTGCCCTTGACTGGAGTATTTTCTTATCTAATGTAGCAAGTGAAGTGACTTTAATCCACAGAAGAAATGAGTTTAGAGGAGCTTTGGATTCTGTAGAAAAAGTACAGGAACTTAAAAACCAAGGGAAGATCAAATTAATCACTCCTGCGGAAGTTACTGCCATTAAAGGAGATGGAAAAGTTGAAGCGATCACTGTGGTAAGAGACGGCGAAGAAGCTCAGGATATTGAAACTGATTATTTTATTCCGCTTTTCGGACTGACTCCAAAGTTGGGAGATATTTCTAACTGGGGACTGAATATTGAAAAAAATGCTATCGTAGTAAACAATGCTTTAGATTACCAGACGAATATTGAAGGAATCTATGCTATTGGAGATATCAATACTTACCCTGGAAAACTGAAGCTGATCTTATGTGGTTTCCACGAAGCTACATTAATGTGTCAGAGTGTATACAACAGACTCAATCCAGGTAAAAAATATGTATTAAAATATACAACAGTAAGCGGAGTAGACGGATTCGACGGAAGCCGTAAAGAAGCAGAAAAAGCAGTTGTGAAAAAAATTGACTAA
- the recR gene encoding recombination mediator RecR, whose amino-acid sequence MDYPSKVLAKAVDEISGLPGIGKKTALRLALHLLKQPNSRAVGLGNSLINLVNEIKYCKECHNFSDFEICEICSNHKRLDEIICIVEDVRDVIAIENTGKYTGKYLILGGKISPMEGVGPNQLNISSIEKKLNNGSVREFIFALSATMEGDTTAYYIYKKFKGSGVKFSSIARGISVGDELEYADEISLGRSIVNRLPYNDENP is encoded by the coding sequence ATGGATTATCCAAGTAAAGTTTTGGCAAAAGCAGTGGATGAGATTTCGGGACTTCCCGGAATCGGAAAGAAAACGGCTTTACGTTTAGCGCTTCATTTACTGAAGCAGCCCAATTCCAGAGCGGTAGGCCTTGGGAATTCTCTCATCAATCTTGTAAACGAAATAAAATACTGTAAAGAATGTCACAACTTTTCTGATTTTGAGATCTGCGAGATCTGCAGCAATCACAAGAGGCTCGATGAGATCATCTGTATCGTAGAGGATGTACGTGATGTTATTGCTATTGAAAATACAGGGAAATATACAGGAAAGTATCTGATTCTAGGAGGTAAGATCTCTCCGATGGAAGGGGTAGGACCTAACCAGCTCAATATCTCAAGCATAGAAAAAAAACTAAATAACGGCAGTGTAAGAGAATTTATATTTGCATTAAGTGCTACGATGGAAGGAGATACTACAGCCTATTATATTTACAAAAAATTCAAAGGCTCCGGTGTTAAATTTTCAAGTATTGCAAGGGGGATTTCGGTAGGAGACGAATTAGAATATGCAGATGAAATTTCTCTGGGAAGATCTATTGTCAACAGACTTCCTTATAATGATGAAAATCCCTAA
- a CDS encoding zinc ribbon domain-containing protein YjdM, whose amino-acid sequence MSDTVLCPKCSSEFTYPSDNVMVCSQCFYEWNPEEAVAETAGEGKILDANGNELQNGDSVVVVKDLPVKGAPKPVKSGTKVKNIRLNFGSDHNIDCKIDGFGSMALKSEFVKKA is encoded by the coding sequence ATGAGTGATACAGTTCTTTGTCCAAAATGCAGTTCCGAATTTACTTATCCAAGTGATAATGTAATGGTTTGTTCCCAATGTTTTTATGAATGGAATCCTGAAGAAGCAGTTGCTGAAACCGCTGGTGAAGGAAAGATTTTAGATGCTAACGGAAATGAACTGCAAAACGGGGATTCTGTAGTTGTCGTAAAAGATTTGCCTGTAAAAGGAGCACCAAAACCTGTAAAATCAGGGACTAAAGTGAAAAATATCCGCTTAAACTTTGGCAGTGACCATAATATCGACTGTAAAATTGACGGGTTTGGTTCAATGGCCCTGAAATCAGAGTTTGTGAAAAAAGCTTAA
- a CDS encoding ABC transporter ATP-binding protein, with protein sequence MLLEINNLYFSHSKDKKLFQNLNIKFEEGKIIALAGESGCGKSTLLNLIYGLLDWESGEIIFDGIRLLGPKGNLVPGEAEMKFVAQNFDLMPYSTVAENVGKFISNINLAKKKETVTELLEVVGLEEFADVLPKNLSGGQQQRVAIARALSVLPKLLILDEPFSNLDFSRKIELREKLFQYVKQHHISLLISTHELQDIMPWLDQIIILQNGKLIQNDSPEETYKNPYNQYVAKLFGEVNIFNESEAADFQISKFAYYPHEIKISENGFDAAILESRFAGNHYWNKVRVNNKNIVMYSDQKLENSFKISFQ encoded by the coding sequence ATGCTATTAGAAATAAACAATTTATACTTTTCACATTCCAAAGACAAAAAGTTATTCCAGAACCTCAACATCAAATTTGAGGAAGGGAAGATAATTGCGCTTGCCGGTGAAAGCGGATGCGGTAAATCCACTTTGTTAAACTTGATCTACGGACTTTTAGACTGGGAAAGCGGTGAAATTATTTTTGACGGCATCAGACTTTTAGGACCGAAAGGAAACTTAGTTCCCGGAGAAGCTGAAATGAAATTTGTAGCTCAAAATTTTGATTTGATGCCCTATTCTACCGTTGCTGAAAATGTGGGTAAATTCATTTCAAATATTAATTTAGCTAAAAAGAAAGAAACGGTAACGGAGCTTTTAGAAGTTGTCGGCTTAGAAGAATTTGCTGATGTACTTCCTAAAAATTTAAGCGGCGGCCAGCAGCAGAGAGTAGCCATTGCACGTGCTCTTTCTGTCTTACCTAAACTTCTTATACTGGACGAGCCGTTCAGCAATCTGGACTTTTCAAGAAAGATAGAACTTCGCGAAAAACTCTTCCAATATGTGAAACAGCATCATATTTCTTTACTTATTTCTACGCACGAATTACAGGATATTATGCCCTGGCTGGATCAAATAATCATTCTTCAAAATGGAAAATTAATTCAGAACGACAGTCCTGAAGAAACTTATAAAAATCCTTATAATCAATATGTCGCCAAACTTTTTGGAGAAGTAAATATTTTCAATGAATCAGAAGCTGCAGACTTTCAAATTTCGAAATTTGCTTACTACCCTCATGAAATCAAAATTTCTGAAAATGGTTTTGATGCAGCAATTTTAGAAAGCAGATTTGCAGGAAATCACTATTGGAATAAAGTAAGGGTTAATAATAAAAATATAGTGATGTACAGTGATCAGAAGCTGGAAAATTCTTTTAAAATTTCGTTTCAATAA
- a CDS encoding 2Fe-2S iron-sulfur cluster-binding protein has protein sequence MSDINIKITDRQGVTHDVVAPTDMSMNLMEIIRSYELAEEGTIGVCGGMAMCASCQVYVINDPGLVEMGDEEDAMLAEAFHVKENSRLGCQLHMVEEMEGLEVEIAPYP, from the coding sequence ATGTCAGATATTAATATTAAAATCACCGATAGACAAGGTGTAACCCACGATGTTGTAGCTCCTACGGATATGTCTATGAACCTAATGGAAATCATCCGTTCTTATGAATTAGCAGAAGAAGGAACAATCGGGGTTTGTGGAGGAATGGCGATGTGTGCTTCATGTCAGGTATACGTGATCAATGATCCCGGGCTTGTAGAAATGGGCGATGAAGAAGATGCAATGCTTGCAGAAGCTTTCCATGTGAAGGAGAACAGCAGACTGGGGTGCCAGCTGCATATGGTAGAAGAAATGGAAGGTCTTGAAGTGGAGATCGCTCCTTATCCTTAG